DNA sequence from the Thamnophis elegans isolate rThaEle1 chromosome 4, rThaEle1.pri, whole genome shotgun sequence genome:
tGAAAGCAATCGAtgaagaactttcggagattagcgattttgaacaaacaaccattacatttgtgtgtgtgtgtgtgtgtgtgtgtgtgtgtgtgtgtgtgtgtgtgtgtcttaaacAAACAATAACCACATGATTCTAAGTCataaacagtgatatacaaatcaCTTTATGACCTAGTATAATGTGTGAAACAAGTCAGAGACAACTGTTCCTCTTACAGGACACCACCTTTATTTTAATACCACTTTTCAGCAACTCTGCAAATATGCTTTGTCCAATGAAAGATTAATAACAGAACTCATAAATGAGTCATACATGAAACAAGCATGTTACCTCAGTctgaaaataatatttagttGGCCATTTTGCACCTGGAGGTTCTTAGCTATCTCATTCCTTTCAATCTCTTGAAGAAACAGTGTTACATCACTTTGAACACCGAACAGAGATAATAGGTACATTCCCTGGAACAGATATGGAGGGTCAATAGAGGAACTAAATGAAACACAAATTATACAAAAAATAccctacatttttattttaaaaaaaacttaagaaaATGGTAAGCATGACTATGGTATATCCAGAAACAAATGTTGGGGATTGAAAGCATTAACAAATGCTCCTCTTATTGAAATGGCTGCAGAATTGATTCCATACAataagaacttttaaaaaaagaaacagaagataaATGCAATGCCTTTTATCCTGGCAGAACCTTCATTCTCACTTCATCCCAAATGAACCGTGTTCTGTTTAATAAGGAAGGACAGCAGTAAATGCATCTCACCCCCTAACAGAATGTACAAGTTAGAGACCTGTCAGATTACAGCCAAATCCTGGAATATGGCAGGAAAACGAACTGCCATAAGATCAGACTGTCTTTGTTAAtgctttccttttcatttctcttttttcacCAATGTTGTCCAGCAAGTCAATGTCAAAAGTGATGGGATAGGGACTTAATGAGGGCAGCAAACTCAGTTTCCAAAGGCAAGCCACATAGACTAGATAGTCAACAGCTCAACTGCATCTTCCACAGCACTTCTAATTTGACTGTCCACCAAAGAATACAAGTAACAAGCTGGCTTTCTGTACCTTGTCTTTGCTGAGGTGTAGTAACACTGAAGAATTCCGTTTCAAGTGATCATGATCATTTCTTCACTTCCCCTTCACAACAATATGGATCTTCTCGCAACTCCCATGGGCCACAGCAATTCGCAATGGTCCAAATACAAGCTTGCAAACCCACAAGACAAGTGTGGATGGAACAGGACTCTGAAGATCCTACAGTTCATCTGTGCTGTGTGAAAGTGAAGCCAGCTTCTGATCATCTTCCTTTGCAGTCTGATCAGGTGACTCTGATGTGCTTGGTTGCATGTTTTCTCTTTCTTGATCAGCCTTGGATCGTTTTttattctttgaagacttttttgCTTTGCCTTCCTTTTTCTTGGTCTTCTGCCTTGTATTTGCCATGTCTCCTTTTTTCCCAGTCCACGTTTCTTCCAGACAGCCTAGACAAAGGACAAGAACAGTTCCTAAGATATCATCAAACTGCCACTTCCCTCTATCTTTACTTAAACATCActatttttctttccctgtcAACCTTCACaatttccattcagtttaaattactAGTTCCTGAGACCAGGGACTGCTGAGTTGATTACAGGTTAATATTTCACAGAACTATTGTGAAGATGTGACATTTAGGAAAGACAGGACTTGCAAATGCTGTCAATTCTGGTAAACAGATCAAAGGTTAATACTAAGCATAACAAAACTTTGCATTATCTACAACTGAAACTATTAACATTGCAGCCTGATTAAGTCACCTCTTCCTTTTAATTAATGAAACCTACTTATGAATAAAATTGGCTTTCAATTCCATCCTTCTccagcataaagaaaaaaaaattaaagtaagaattgttaaattattaaaatttaaattatttacctCTTTTTCCTTAGTAACAAAAATGGGAAGCAGCTCTCAGTGACAGTTTTGGTTTaagggtaatttttttaaaaaaaaaaatgttttcataaagGTCTGAGAAAAGAAATTCATTAATTTATTCTAATTAATCTTATTCACAAACTCTAGTGGCCAGCCAAATCTTAGAACCATTAGAACCACATCCATAATGTGCCAAAGAATTGGAATCCCACCCCAAgatatggtttattttaattatagtgtgtggattttaaaaatagattaattctttttttttaaaaagaatttaaaaaactaaaactaaataaGCCACACTTTCTCCCATGTGGCATGAGCAACCAGGCATCATGGTGTTCTTCATAAAGTCTAGTGAAGGGGCAGACGTCTCCCTCTTTGACTATGTCAGTTCTTGTTTCCTAACCAGAATACTTCCATTAAGTTAAAGAAAGGGGTCCCCATGGTGggtctaggcccgtgatggcacatctatgacacatgtgcctgtggtgcacccagagccctctctgtgggcatgtgtgttgtcgccagctgctcttctgattttcgGATGGTCTTCACGGGCACCAGAGCAGCagaaaaaatagcctgaaaaatgcccctcAAAATtccccaaaaacaggcatgcttgtggcggccaactggtcttcggatTTCCAGTGATCCAacacacatgaagaccagctggccggcgcacatgtgcatgctggaaagctgaaggtcagctggctggtgcgcacatgcgcactggccagctggtcttcagatttccagtgctctggcatttgcacacacatgcatgagcattccagtttgggcactcagcaccacTGGCCTAGGCAGACCTGACTACCGAGATGTTTTAAAGGCTGAACTCAGCataatttttggggggaaaatatgTTTTTACCAAGTTGGTTCTTTTCTGAAATTGGAATCCAATGGATTATTATTCCCACCTATTTTTATGTCTTTCATCCTGCCCCAAATGTAGAGCTTGGCACTGCACAGAAAAACATGTTTCCCATGTGGTGGATGAGGAAAGATGGGGCTGTGCTGTACAAGCATCACTAGATCTCAGCCACCCACATTAATCAATTCCACAAAAAGGAAACTCACTGGCATCCTTTCCTTTCAACACATGATTTGCACATAGAAACTGGGAAATGTCttcttgttgattgtttttatacCAATCTTCAATCACATCTTCATATTCCTCCACCATTGTCTCACACTAGCAGACAAAATGAGAGGGAAACCAAAATTATTACAGTGCAATGCCAAATCCAGAGTTTCATACCACATCTTTTCACATACTGTAGATAATTTCATTTGTTATAAAATAACTCTTCAGTTGCCTCAGAATCATGTCACTGAAGAATAACAGAAACAGACCAAAAATAACAGAAGACAAAGGAGTAGAGAGGTAACATTGTCAGTATTTTTAGAATTTtagatttacatttttttatctttaaaagccTCCTTTATTTTGTAAAGTAGAATCTAAAAATGAATGTTAATGCCATTAAAGGTTCAAAGGGTTAGGGTTTTGGAACCTAAGCAcctcaaaaaaagttttttcctgTCTCTCTTTGCACTTAAATAATCTGTCAATATCCCTCCTCCACTATTTGATATATGTATGACAGAATAATTTTAGGCAGCACCTCTTGACCCCTAAAGAATGGAGTCCAGGCAACAGACAGCTCAGCTATGTTAAGGAAAGCATTCTGAGGAAAGAGATACGGTACAGTGATAGCTGATTCCCATTGTTGTGCAATATTATTTAGTCTCCCCCCTCCATACTCAGGCCTTTAGAAatatacatttacatttttttcccaaatggcGATTGGCAGAATTAAGAGTAAAGACTTAGTAAACCACAGAAGCTTCAGCAGTTTCCTCCTGAAACAATTTCTGTAAATTATTTGTAAATATTCAGATTAACATAATTTTTAACTAATGAGATgcttcattaatttttttaagtaACTAACCATTTAGAAACTTCTTCTTGGGGTCCCTCAGAGCTTCCCCGGATTGCATCACATTGAAATTTTGAGGCAGAATAGCAGTTATTGATGATATATTTTTTAGAAATGACTTAAGGTACATAAACACATTCAGCCGCATCCATTCTTCTGTGAATTAAAGCCCCAGTCCTCCAAACTAGAAAAAAGGTAGGTCCCACCCACTCCATGTCCCTGCAGCCGTTGAAGGCTAAAAATAGTAAATTCAAAGGAAGGGAAAATCTCAAGCAAAGTTACCTAACATCATGTAGATCTGGGTGATTactatcagatttttaaaaaaataataccagtataaaaataaaggtCCTTCAACCACCATACCTGTTTCTTAAGGTCAGCCACTTCTGCAGAGGTTTCATTCCATAACGCATATGGAATGTCCATCACCACTTTTACTCCTTTGTGCACCAAGTTATGAAGAGTTTGAAATGTCTCTGATATACCCTAAAAGAGTGAATAAAGAATATACTTTAAAAACATCAAGGTAGCCAAAGGAAAGTGAGGAACAAGTAATGCAAGTTGATGCTTGTAAAAATTATGCAATAAGTGCTAGAAGAATTCTAAGTTACAAACCTTTGCAAATctattgcttcctgttctttctttgtGCAAATTATACTCCAAAAG
Encoded proteins:
- the CNPY3 gene encoding protein canopy homolog 3, whose amino-acid sequence is MASRVPGVGALLVLLLVPAGLGGAVADDGDWVKLPNKCEVCKYVALELKASFDETGKTKEVIDTKYGFLDGKGSKIKYTKSDIRLIEVTENICKRLLEYNLHKERTGSNRFAKGISETFQTLHNLVHKGVKVVMDIPYALWNETSAEVADLKKQCETMVEEYEDVIEDWYKNNQQEDISQFLCANHVLKGKDASCLEETWTGKKGDMANTRQKTKKKEGKAKKSSKNKKRSKADQERENMQPSTSESPDQTAKEDDQKLASLSHSTDEL